Proteins co-encoded in one Setaria viridis chromosome 9, Setaria_viridis_v4.0, whole genome shotgun sequence genomic window:
- the LOC117838767 gene encoding uncharacterized protein — protein MDGGDSSPVMTDSERRAYRYGHPAAPRLRGMRKSWSNDSLAGYGAYGGGGRASCVCAPTTHPGSFRCKHHRHAASNLGAATAAPQAVAKHDEEQETAPDADEADKSS, from the coding sequence ATGGACGGCGGCGACAGCAGCCCGGTGATGACGGACAGCGAGAGGCGGGCGTACCGGTACGGGCacccggcggcgcccaggctgCGGGGCATGCGCAAGTCGTGGTCCAACGACTCGCTCGCCGGCTACGGCGCCTACGGCGGGGGCGGCAGGGCCTCCTGCGTGTGCGCGCCCACCACGCACCCGGGCTCCTTCCGCTGcaagcaccaccgccacgccGCCTCCAACCTcggcgctgccaccgccgcgccaCAGGCCGTCGCCAAGCACGACGAGGAACAGGAAACGGCGCCCGACGCCGATGAGGCGGACAAGTCCTCGTGA